The nucleotide window GGACGCATCTGTCAGAGCATCTTCAGACGCTGCAGCTGGGCCGCCGCCTTATTTCAGAGGGTAAGAAAACACTCCGTTACCTTAAACGAGCAGCTAGCATTAGCTTAGTATAATGGAGCGGCCCCTTCTGTCTATGGGGCGACGCCTGGCCCCAAAACCTCCGTCCACCCTGCGCCGTTTGATGCTGAACATGTGCCAAAATTTACAAAAGACCTTTATTTAATGTGGCGTAATCCCGGAACACAACATTAATCATCGCCAAGGGACAATCCCACATCAGTAGTCAGCATGTCGCTCCTCAACAGTAAGGTCACTGTCTTGTTTCACCCAGGCTGGCTCATGAACTTGTATTCCTTTGCAGAAATGAAAGCTCCCTGGTGTCAGCCCTCAAGACACTGCTGTTCTTCACTATCCTGATGGTCACGCTGCCCATCGGACTGTACTTCGCATCAAAAGCGTACATCTTTGAGGGTAAGGTTTGTAACGCTACCTTGTTTGTGTCAGTGCAAGCCCTTAAATGATTATTTCGTTCACTGGTGATTTGGATGAAAGAAGGGAAGCTGCCACAACCTCCTTTCAAGTCTTGTCTTTGTTCCCGATCAAAGTTATGCATCTTAACCAGAACCTGAATGATACTGGGTTTGTTTCAGCCCAATGCTGATAGGAGAGTTACAAAATGcgattagagctgcaactaaatCCCAACTTTAATCCTTAAACCATTTTCTAAATGGTCTGAACAATTGCTTGGTCTATTAAATGCTAGAAAAATGCCCAGCACATTTCCCAGGATCCTTGTTGACATCAGAATCCTTGTTCccagggtcctatgttccccagctcCCTATTCACTTAAGATATCATGGACTATTCTGGGAACTCATCAAAGGAGTTTTCTGTTACCTGCTACTGTATGGCTCTCAGTATAATAGGCCTACACTTAAGGTTAAGGATCGTTGTATTTTTATAGCTGTTTTGAAGCATTGCTCAGAAACACTTTAATTACAACATATAACTTGATATCGCTTTTCAACACAACATATGAGTGAAAAGTAACTATATGAAAAATGCTTTGTTGTAGGTAGACTATGTTATAACACCACTGTTTGTAAATTATCTCAAACAATTCCCCATTTTGTTTACCCTGTAATAGAGGAATTAAATTCCCTAAAAATGTATCAGCCTGCTATTAGGACACTTgaacacctgcttattcatgcagtcatccagtcagccaatcatgtggcagcagggCAGTGCATAAAaccatgcagatacaggtcaggagcttcagttaatgttcacatcaaacaccagaatggggaaaaatgtgatctcagtgattTTGACTGAGgcagatctgaatccagttgAACACCCCTGGGATgtatgaatgtgcagctgacaaatctgcagaaatgatgcgATGCAAACCATAGACCAGAATCTTcaaggaaagtttccaacatcttttGGAGTCCATAACACAAAGGACTAAGAAACTATTCAATAATAGTATGGTGTTTCTTATAAAGTACTTGGTGCCAAACCAATACATTTAGTTTAAGTTAATATCAGCAAATGATATAGGCCAATTTCTACACCAAAAAACACCAAAAGTAACCGTAAGACAAAGAGATGATTTGAAGCATTCTTGCTGTCTTCAGAATATTTGTCactattttaataattgaataattgttttgtttttttttctacttttttacCATTTGCTTCATGGTGGGCAGCCCTAGTCAGCTGCAGCTTTCATTGTGCTTATTTTGGTGACACGGATAAAACATGTCAATTAAAGTTGGCATCCTGATTAAAAGTGTCAAATGATAAATGATCTAGATCCCCCTTTACTGTAATGCAGCTGCTGGTCATCACTGCTAATccttctttcccctcctctccccaggTTCGATGAAGATGTCAAGCTCTGACAGCTACTTCTATGCAGCCATTGTTGCTGTGCTTGCTGTGCATGTGgttttggctttgtttgtttatgtggcCTGGAACGAAGGCACGCCTAAAGGGAAGGGCAAACATGATTAAGGCGTGTCTTTATGAGTTCATAAGACcggaggagacagacagacagacacagatacgGATTCACAGGCCCCCCCTCTCCCTTACCATGGGCTCCAGCACTAAACATGGCAACATCTACCAACCAGACACTTAGGGGATCTGGTTTGAGCTTAGGCTTTAACCTGAGGTTAAAGCATGaatctactgtttttttttcctggcagGGGGAGGGAGTGGAGGCTGCTGGGTGTGTTTTTTCACCAGCCTCAGCAGGCCCgctttttgactttttgttctCTGAAAGTGTTACTTTTGTCAACAGAGGACGACCCATATTTTTTAAGAGGCTTTCTTATAAGCTGCCATTTGGCTAAGTGCTTTAAGTCCCATCACAGTAAAGAGTCATGTAGGAAAACATCTTGGGCTTTCAATGatgcatgtatgcacacacgCTGTATGTACTTCTAATGTGTACGTATGAAGGATTTGATTCCAAAATACTCCACTACATCAGTTCTGTGGAAATCTGTTCTACTGAATCAATCATACTGTCCTCAAATTTCACTACTTATCCGCATACTTAAAAAAATGACTCCATACA belongs to Lates calcarifer isolate ASB-BC8 linkage group LG8, TLL_Latcal_v3, whole genome shotgun sequence and includes:
- the vma21 gene encoding vacuolar ATPase assembly integral membrane protein vma21 encodes the protein MDASVRASSDAAAGPPPYFRGNESSLVSALKTLLFFTILMVTLPIGLYFASKAYIFEGSMKMSSSDSYFYAAIVAVLAVHVVLALFVYVAWNEGTPKGKGKHD